In a genomic window of Babylonia areolata isolate BAREFJ2019XMU chromosome 3, ASM4173473v1, whole genome shotgun sequence:
- the LOC143280005 gene encoding post-GPI attachment to proteins factor 6-like — MRLHTWLAVLGLLVRTGPVALATSFQQQYEWVERRQVVQYAQNIAFSLLSFTVPHHTYRAEFHVTLFNGPTAGDNRRVLITLRQAAIPLVQVFNETVPDDYILPSDQQTYQIHNETEVVLTLNSPSPGRLYLVATELNPLSDIIDNLQWHQKMEGGTEMSVMANYTLRTSMASLPVDSISRISSQEGLTQIYSFRVPDFTMSYSINISNCHHNGSSSGKCPVTMTTANSLAIDDNSSVSIDCHQQGPWCLLKVLSPVLEQGLYVTFSFEDTVKDQNVTFDVRFYVQECEVGAVQYSGTYGKADSSISFKDLLAVNHPSCINRGYLGRLSEPPSEAVSFGFSAEFGTWTNDSEIIPDFNVYVPDTSTEVRTFSLQNSLDSGGTLYIMAKLQITEQTKDWEGVVWVCAMAHRLAVNGSVDECPGGALLTLNTTAWNSSTAASNGTDPPVFSQVYLPFPTSGSWYMAMQSQCRGPKHCEELPKVQLSVRLVQCAPNNCGRYGYCQIYTDANLVFAGCDCYAGYRGLLCNDDTYSLSDGQQLRAVYLLTLSNLSFLPAICLALYRCYFTLAAIFFFNAFFSAFYHACDASPVFKLCIMDYNTLAFCDFFGSILSFYSILLFMARIPDRCRAFLLVTGALVIAVFMNSDRHNDLVHIMPLVVAGVVLIISWALVMWSRKKLFPTRRRYLCFLLPGVVLAAIGIGVNYGLMWHQSTYQYTHSFWHFSLMVTPCFLMPPRASGNSGNKRGLSISAQDIIRSGQPQQSESLLAQQDDDGPAMFDASMNSINAGQNLLI, encoded by the exons GTCCCGTTGCCTTGGCAACATCGTTCCAGCAGCAGTATGAATGGGTCGAGCGAAGACAGGTGGTGCAGTATGCTCAAAACATCGCCTTCTCACTGCTGTCCTTCACTGTACCTCATCACACCTACAGGGCCGAGTTCCACGTCACTTTATTCAATGGTCCCACTGCTGGTGACAACAGGAGAGTGCTCAT CACTCTCCGACAGGCAGCCATTCCTCTCGTCCAGGTTTTCAACGAGACAGTTCCTGATGATTACATCCTGCCGTCTGACCAGCAGACATACCAGATCCACAATGAAACAGAAGTCGTCTTGACACTGAACTCGCCCTCCCCTGGTCGTCTCTATCTGGTGGCCACTGAGCTGAATCCTCTGTCAGACATCATTGATAAT TTACAGTGGCATCAGAAGATGGAAGGAGGAACAGAAATGAGTGTAATGGCCAATTACACATTGAGGACGTCCATGGCATCGTTACCAGTTGACAGCATCAGCAGGATCAGCTCTCAGGAAGGTCTGACACAGATCTACAG TTTCAGAGTTCCTGACTTCACAATGTCCTACTCCATCAACATCAGCAACTGTCACCACAATGGCAGCAGCAGCGGTAAATGTCCTGTGACCATGACGACAGCTAACTCTCTGGCCATTGATGATAACTCGTCGGTCAGCATCGACTGCCATCAGCAAGGTCCCTGGTGCCTGCTGAAGGTTCTGTCCCCAGTTCTGGAGCAAGGCCTTTACGTCACATTTTCCTTTGAAGACACTGTGAAAGACCAGAATGTCACATTTGATGTCCGTTTTTATGTTCAAG AATGTGAAGTgggagcagtgcagtacagtggaaCATACGGGAAGGCTGACAGTAGTATATCATTTAAAGACCTGCTGGCAGTGAACCATCCTTCCTGCATCAACCGTGGTTATCTGGGTCGTTTAAGTGAGCCTCCAAGTGAA GCCGTTTCTTTTGGCTTCAGTGCAGAATTCGGCACATGGACCAACGATAGCGAAATCATTCCTGACTTTAATGTCTACGTGCCAGACACCAGCACAGAAGTTCGAACTTTCAGTCTGCAGAATTCTTTAGACTCTGGTGGCACCTtgtacataatggcaaaacttcAG ATCACAGAGCAGACCAAGGACTGGGAGggcgtggtgtgggtgtgtgcaatgGCCCACCGCCTGGCTGTGAACGGCAGTGTGGACGAGTGTCCTGGCGGAGCCCTCCTCACGCTGAACACCACGGCCTGGAACAGCAGCACCGCAGCCTCCAACGGCACCGACCCGCCGGTGTTCAGCCAGGTGTACCTGCCCTTCCCCACCTCTGGGTCATGGTACATGGCTATGCAGAGTCAGTGCAG AGGACCCAAACACTGTGAGGAGCTCCCAAAGGTGCAGTTATCAGTCAGACTTGTGCAGTGTGCTCCCAACAATTGCGGACGTTATGGATACTGTCAGATCTACACTGATGCTAACCTTGTCTTTGCTGGTTGTGACTGTTATGCAG GCTACAGAGGGCTGTTGTGTAACGATGACACATACAGTCTGTCGGACGGGCAGCAGCTGAGGGCTGTGTACCTTCTGACGCTGAGCAACTTGTCCTTTCTCCCGGCCATCTGCCTGGCTCTGTATAGGTGCTACTTCACCCTGGcggccatcttcttcttcaatgcCTTCTTCTCTGCT TTTTACCATGCTTGCGATGCCAGCCCAGTGTTCAAGTTGTGCATCATGGATTATAACACGCTGGCTTTCTGCGACTTTTTTGGCTCTATACTCTCCTTTTACTCCATTTTGTTATTCATGGCAAGGATCCCAGATCGCTGTAGAGCCTTCCTGCTGGTTACTGGAGCTTTAGTGATTGCTGTTTTCATGAACAGTGATCGCCACAATGATCTTGTACACATCATGCCTCTTGTTGTGGCAGGTGTCGTCCTGATTATCAGCTGG GCGTTGGTGATGTGGAGCAGGAAAAAGTTGTTTCCCACCAGGCGGCGCTACCTGTGCTTCCTGTTACCAGGGGTGGTGCTGGCGGCCATTGGCATCGGAGTGAACTATGGTCTGATGTGGCACCAGTCCACTTACCAGTACACCCACAGCTTCTGGCATTTTTCCCTGATGGTCACGCCTTGCTTTCTCATGCCTCCACGAGCCAGCGGAAACTCAG GCAATAAGAGAGGTCTGTCCATCTCAGCACAAGATATCATCCGAAGTGGACAACCTCAGCAGTCAGAATCCCTGCTAGCACAGCAAGATGATGATGGGCCTGCTATGTTTGATGCCAGCATGAACAGCATCAATGCAGGGCAAAATCTGTTGATTTGA